The genomic DNA CAAGCTCGCGCAGGTTTTCATCGCTGCTCCTGAAGCGGCGAAGGATAAGGCTGCCAAGGAAGCCGAAGTGGCCGACGTGAAGAAGAAGCTGGCTGCTCCGAATGCCGACTTTGCCGCGATCGCGCGTGCTTCCAGCGAGGAAGCGACGTCCGCTGGCAAGGGTGGCGAGATCGGCTGGCTGGATGAGAACCTCATCGAGGAAGGCATCCGCACGGAGATCACGAAATTGTCCAAAGGCGGGGTAACTGGTGCCATCCAACTCAAGGACGGCTGGCACTTCGTAAAAGTACTAGATCGCGAGGAACCGCGGAAGCTGAGCTTTGACGAAGTGAAGCCCCGTCTAGCCGAGAGGCTCCGTGAGCAGCGTGCGCAGGCCGCCAGCCAGGAGTATGTGGCGAAACTGTTACGTGATCATCCGGTCGTCATCAACGAGATTGAGCTTCCGAAGGTTCTCGCCGAGCCGAAGTCCAAATAACCCCACGCGCTTTCGCTTTCCCTCACATGTCACCCGCTCGCCACCCGCACCGTCTCCTCCGCTCATCGCAGCTCGCAGGCACCGCATTGGTCCTGCTTGGAGAATTGGGTCTGCTCACCGGGCCAGCGATGGCCGGTGACATTTTGCGAGGTGGCAGGGCAGCAGGTTCAGCGCCGACGGGTGCGGCGAATCCAGTGGGCACCACGCCGCCACCGATCGTGCCGGCGGGTGGGACGACGCGTGACTCGCTGGCGCGGACCGCGATGGCGATCCAGTCGGTGCAGGCGATGCAGCTGGCCGCGCGCAATCTTGCGAACAGCGGTGGCAATCACGCGAACACGAATCCTTCGGGTAGCGGTGCAGTCTTGCCAGATGTGCCGGATGGTCTTGGCACGGGTGGCTTGCAGGTCGACTCGCGGGTGACGGGACCGAACTCGACTTTCTGGAAGGGTGCGAACCTGCCGGTGCAGAGCACGACTTCCGGTGGCACCACCACGGTGACGGTGAAGCAGACGGCGCAACAGGCGCTGCTGAACTGGGAGACGATGAACGTCGGCAAGAATACGACGCTCACCTTCGACCAGACCGATGGCGGCTCGAACGTGGGGCAGTGGATTGCGTTCAACTTCGTCAACGACCCGCTCCTGAACCCGACCCAGATCCTCGGCAACATCGAGGCGAAGGGGCAGGTGTACGTGATGAACCGCAACGGGATCGTCTTCGGCGGCAAGTCGCAGGTGAATGTCCACGCGCTGGTGGCATCCGCGCTGCCGATCAACACGAACCTGATCGACCGCGGTCTGCTGAACAATCCGGACCAGCAGTTCCTTTTCTCCGCGCTGGCGATGCCTGCGGGCAATGATGGCATGCCGGCCTTCGATCCCGGTCTGCCGGCGAACACGCGGATCGGTGATGTGATCGTGGAGGCGGGTGCGCAGCTGACTGCGCCGACTTCCGTGGACAAGGTGGGCGGACGCATCGCGCTGGTGGGTGCGAACGTGGTCAACAACGGCTCGATTTCCACGGCGGACGGGCAGACGATCCTGGCGGCTGGATTGCAGGTGGGCTTCGATGCGCACAAGAGCTCGGATCCTTCGCTGCGCGGTCTGGATACCTTCATCGGTGCGGTGGCGGATCCTGCTTCGACGCTGACGGCTTACGCTGGCTCGGCGACGAACAACGGCATCATCGACTCGCCGCGTGCGAACATCACGATGGCGGGCAAGGCAGTGAACCAGATGGGCGTGATCACGAGCACGACCTCGGTCTCGCTCAATGGTCGCATTGACCTGCTGGCGGACTACGATGCGATCGGCAACATCGCGTATGATCCCTCGAGCGCGACCTCGTTCTCTTTCCTCAATCGTTCGTCGGGCAATGTCACGCTTGGTGAGGACAGTGTCACCCGGATCACGCCGGAGCTTTCCAGCACGGACAAGGTGGTGGGCTCGGTGCTGGCGCTGCCTTCGCAGGTGAATGTCCGCGGCAACGTGGTGCACTTCGACGACAACTCGATCCTCTACGCGCCGAGCGCGAACGTGACGGTGAGCGCGGGCACTTGGAATACGATTCCGGCTTCGACGCCGTCTGGAACGCCGGAGTATTCTTACATCCGCTCGGGTGGGCGCATCGATATCGACAGCGGTGCGACGATTGACGTGTCGGGTTCGCAGAACGTGGCTTCGTCGGTGACGTCGAACATCGTGCGTGCGGAATTGCGCGGCACGGAGCTGGCGGATTCGCCGCTGCTGCGCGATGGGCCGCTGCGCGGGCAGACGGTTTACATCGATGTCACGGAGACCGGCGTCTACAATGGCAAGACCTGGGTGGGCACCGCGCTGGCGGACCTGACGGGCTACGTGAACCTGGTGGAGCGCACGGTGGGTGAGCTCACGGCAGCCGGTGGCACCGTGAAGCTGCAGGCCGGTGATGCGGTGGTCATTCGCGACAATGCGGAGGTCAATGTTTCCGGCGGCTGGGTCAACTACGCGGGCGGCGTGGTGCAGACGAGCCGCGTGTCCGCAGGCGGGAAGGTTTTCGACATTTCCGATGCGACTCCGGACCGCGTCTATGACGGTGTCTTCACTGGCAGCAACCTGGTGGTGAACAAGAAGTGGGGCACGGTGCAGGAGTACGTGAATCCCTTCACGCTGAACGGGACCCGCTACCAGGAAGGCTTCACGCAGGGTGGTGCGGGCGGTGCGCTCGATATCGCCGCGGGTTCGGTGGTGCAGGATGGCAAGCTCTCCGGCAATACGGTGGTGGGCACGCGCCAGACGACGAACCAGCCGAAGGCCTCGTCGCTGAGCATTTCGCTGACGGCGCAGCGCATCCTGAATGGCACGCCGGTCGAATACACGCCGCACAACACGACGGTCACTTTCTCTAACAGCAATCCGCAGGCTCCGGTGGCGGACTTCGCGCTCGATGCATCCGGTCATCCGGAGGCGCTGCCGACGGAGCGCTTGAACGATCTTTTCCTCTCGCCTGAATTGTTGGAGGAAAGCGGTTTCGGTGCGCTTTCCGTCCGCTCGCTCGATGGTGACATCGTGGTGGAGGAGGGGGTCGCGCTGAAGGCGGCGCCAAGGGGCTCGATCTCGCTGGCGGGTGCGAATCTCACGGTCAATGGCTCGATCATCGCGCCGGGTGGCACGCTGAGCTTCACGGCCTACAACATTTCGCCGGACACGGTGGCGGACCTGAAGGCGAGCGGCACGACGACGGAGCTGCCGGCGGCGGATCCGAACCGCGGGTTCTTCCGGCTGGGCAGTAATGCGGTGCTGAGCACTGCTGGGCTGATCGCAGATGACCGGCCGCTTTCGCCGACGGCGCAGCAGACGCCGCAGATCATCACCGGTGGCTCGATTTCGGTGACGGCGATGTCGGCACTGCTTGCGGAAGGATCGGTGGCGGATGTGTCCGGCGGCATGATCGCGAGCTCGACCGGCAAGTATACCTATGGCAATGCGGGCAGTCTCTCGATCCTGGCGGGTCGCGATGTTTCTCTCTCGGGTGTCACGGGTGGCACGCTTGCGCTGGGTGGTGAGCTGCGTGGATTCTCGGGCGCGAAGGGCGGCTCGCTGAGCCTGCGCGCGCAAGCGATCCAGGTCGGTGGAGCGGCACCGGCGGGTGTCTTCCATGTCGATCCGACGTTCTTCGACCAAGGTGGCTTCACGAGCTTCTCGCTGACGGGCATCGGCCGTGAAGGTGGCGCGGGGATGGTGATCGCACCGGGCACGACGATCGCGCCGACGGTGACGAGCTGGGTGGCGAACGATACGAATGGAGTACTAGGTTTCTCGGAGATCGTGAAGCCGGAGGGCTTGCGCTCGCCGCTGAGCCTTTCCTTCGGTGCCACTGGTGCGGCCAATGAATTCCTCTCGAACGCGCTGATCCTGCGCGGCGACACGGTGATGGGGGCGGGCTCGGTGATCGATGCGGGGCCGAAGGGCAGCGTGACGCTTTCCGGACAGACGGTGGAGGTGCACGGCTCGGTGCTGGCCGCGGGTGGCTCGATCAAGGTCACGGGTGCGAACAATTTCCCGCTGCCGGGCATCAACCCGGTGGCGCAGAATCCATCGGTGACGGTCCTGATCGGATCGGATGCGGTGCTGGATGCGTCGGGTGAGACTTTCCTGGTTCCCGATTCGTTCGGTCGCAAGCGCGGTGCGGTGCTCGACGGTGGCTCGATCACGGTGTCCGGCAACATTGCCGCGCAGGCGGGGGCGAAGCTGGATGTGTCGGGAAGCAGCGACACGCTGGACCTGCTGCCGGGTGAATCCGGCCGCTCGCTGGATGACATCGCGTCCGGCAGCTCCGGCACGACGAGCAAGCCGTATCAGACGCGAGGCGACTCGATGCTGGTCGAGAGCAACGCGGGCAAGATCACTCTAACAGGAAGCCAGATGCTGCTGTCCGATGCCACGCTGATGGGCGAGGCGGGCGGATCGACGGCGGCCGGCGGGACGCTTTCGGTTTCCTCGGGAAGGTTCTATCTGCTGGGCAATCTGGCGAACCCGGATGACACGACGCTGCTGGTGAAGCAATCGGGCAGCGTGATGGCGAACGGCTTCGTGCCGACGATCGGTGCGAATGCGCCGGTGGATGGCAGCGGGGTGCTGGGTGGCGGACGTTTCGCGGCGGATCATTTCACGGAGGGCGGCTTCGCCAATCTGGATCTGGGTGGCACGATTGGCTTCACGGGCAATGTGGCGATCAATGCCGATGGCCGGATCACGGCGGGCACGGGTCCGGTGATCACGGCGAGCGGCACCGTTTCGCTCAATGCGCGCTACGTGGCGGTGGGGAACAATTTCGACACGCCGAAGCTCTCAAGCGAGTCCCAAGAGAATCCGGAGTATGACGTCAATGGCGTGTTCCGCCGGATGCCGCCGACGAATGGCACCGGTTCGGTATCGATCTCGGCGGGCTTGATCGATGTGGGTGACCTCGCGCTGCGCGATGTGGGCTCGCTCAACCTGACGGCGACGAATGGCGACATCCGCGGCAACGGGACGCTGGCGGTGGCGGGTGACATCACTCTAACAGCGGGGCAGATTTATCCGCCGACCGGGCTTGATTTCACGATCGCGGCCTTCGACTACACGGCGGGTGGCACGGGTCACAAGGGATCGGTGACGATCAATGGCTCGGGCAGCAGGAACCTGCCGCTGTCGGGTGGAGGGAAGCTTTCGGTTTACGGTTCGACGATCGTCCAGAATGGCACGCTGCGCGCGCCGTTTGGCAAGATCCAGCTGGGCTGGGATGGCACGGGCACGGCGCCGTCGGATTTATTCACGGGGCTTTCGTTCACCAAGACGACTTCGCTCACGCTGGGGGCTAACAGCGTCACTTCCGTCTCGGGCATCGATCCGCTGACTGGCAAGGGAATCACGGTGCCGTATGGCGTGAGCTTCGATGGCACGTCGTGGATCGATCCGGGTGGCAATGACATCACGACCTCGGGACCGCCGCAGAAGTCGGTGACGCTTTCGGCTGAATCCGTGACGACGGTGGCGGGCTCGAAGGTGGACATCCGCGGTGGTGGCGAGTTGCAGGCTTACCGCTGGGTGCAGGGGCTGGGTGGTTCGCGGGATATCCTGGCGGACACGGGCAGCTTCGCGATCGTGCCGGGCTATAGCGCGGAGTATGCGCCGTATGCGCCTTTCAATACGGCGTCCTCGCTGGGCGGTGATGCGGGCTTTGTGAATGGCAACCTGCAGGTGGGCGACCAGATCACGCTGGATGGTTCGAGTGGTCTGCCGGCTGGGACTTACACGCTGCTGCCGGCGCGCTATGCGACGCTGGCGGGTGCTTATCTGATCAAGCCGCTGGCGGGTGCCGCGATCGGCACCGTGCCGGTTGCGGATGGTTCGAAGGTGGTGTCGGGCGTGCGCTTCAATGGTCTTGAGGCCAATCGCGATACGCCGCAAATCGTGACGCGCTTCGAGCTCACGCCGCCGACGACGCTGGCGGGTCGTGCGGAGTACACGAAGCTGCTCGCTAACAATTTCTTCACCGGCGGCTCGATCCGCGTTCCGGGTGATTCCGGGCAGTTGGTGCTGGCCGCGACGAAGGCGATGGCGCTGGGTGGCAGCATTTCCTCGGAGGCCGGTGACAAGTTCCGCGGCGGCCTGATCGACATCAGCAGCCCGGTGGATATCCTGATCTCCAATGGCACCGCGACGGGCGGTTCCGGCGTGCTGGTGCTGGACTCCGCGCTGCTCTCCAGCTTCGGTGCCGAGAGCCTGCTGATCGGTGGGGTCCGCACGACGACGGCCGACGGCACGCTGGTGGCGGTGACGACGGGCAACCTGACGGTCGACAATGCCGGTGCGCCGCTCAAGGGCAGCGAAATCATTCTGGCCGCGAAGACGGCGCTGAACATCGAAGACGGCTCGGTCATCCAACAGAGCGGTTCTTCCGAAGGCGACACGCTGATCCTGGGCGATGCGTCGGTGGCGGGCAGCGGCAATGGCGCGCTGCTCCGCGTGAGCGGGCAGACGGATGCGCCGGTGCTGCGCCGCGGAGTGACGCCGGGTGGCACGCCGCGGCTGGAGATCGGTGCGGGTGCCTCGATCAAGGCGACGGGCATCACGCTCGACTCGACTTCTCTAACCGTCATCGATCCGACGGCGGTGCTGACGGCCGATGCGCTGGCGCTGGCCAGCGGTCGCATCAGCCTGGTGCTGGATCCTACGGTCGCTCCGGGAGCGGATGCCGGTCTTGTTTTGAGCGGTGCCACGCTGACCTCGCTGTCTTCGGCGAAGTCGCTGGCGCTTTCGAGCTACTCGTCGATCGACCTGCTTGGTGCGGGTTCGGTGGGCGGGGTTTCCAGCAATGGCAAGCCGGTCATCGACACGCTGTCGCTGCGCGCTGCGGAGATCCGCGGGCTGAATGCGAATGGCGGCGACGTGACCTTCAATGCGCGGGTCATCGAACTCGACAACCGTCCCGGCGGCACTGCCGGTGCGGCGACGCCGGTCACGGGTGGCACGCTTTCCTTCAATGCCGAGACGATCCGCATGGGGATGGGCACGCTCGGTGCGGGTGGCTTTGCGAACTACAATCTCACGGCGAACAAGGGCTTCTCGATTGCTGAGAGCGGCCGCTTCAATGCGGCGGGGAACTTGCAGATCAACGCGCCGCTGATCGACTCGGCGAGCGCGGTGAGCTATGCGCTCACGGCTTCCGGTTCGCTGAAGACCGGCGGTGGTGGAAATGTGACCACGAGCACGACGGCGGGTCTGGGTGCTTCGCTTTCGTTCACCGGTTCATCGGTCGAGCTCGCGTCCAACATCATCTTGCCGAGCGGGAGTGTTTCCGCGCATGCGACCACGGGCAACGTGGTGGTGTCCGGCTCCATCGATGCGGGTGGGTCCGCGCGCCGCTTCATGGATCAGACGCGCTACACCAGCGGCGGGCTGATCAGCCTGACCTCCGATACGGGGAACGTGACGGTGACCGATTCCGGGAAGCTTTCCGTGGCGGCGAAGCCGGGCGGTGGCAATGCGGGCCAGCTCAGCATCTCGGCCATCCATGGCTCGACGACGATCGCCGGGACGATTGCCGGCAAGGGCGGGGCAGGCGGGCACAATGGCAGCTTCTCGCTCGACGTGGGATCGCTGCCATCGCTGGCGAGCCTCGATTCGCAGCTGAACCAGAATTTCTTCACCGGCCAGCGTGCGTATCGCGTGCGGACGGGTGATGTGGCGGTGGATGGCACCGCGCTGGCGGAGAGCTACTCGCTGTCCGCGGATGCGGGCTCGATCACGGTGAGCGGCACGATCGACGTGTCCGGCGCGGAGGGTGGCTCGGTGCGACTGGTGGCGAGCAAGAACCTGACGCTGGCGAGCGGTTCGCTGATCGATGCTTCGGCGGATGATTTCGATTCCGCTGGCAAGGGTGGCGACGTGGTCCTGGAAACGCGCGGCGCTTCGGGCGGTGTGGTTTCGGTCAATGCGGGTTCCACGATTGATCTCTCGGTGGCGAGCAAGACGGCTAACAGCGCTGCGATTGGCGACTTCAGCGGCACGCTGCAGGTGCGTGCGCCGCAACTTTCCGGCGGCACGGATCTCGCGGTGGGCAACCTGGCGGGCACGATCACCGGTGCTTCGAACGTGATCGTGGAAGGTTACAAGACCTACGATCTCACCGGAACCGGCACGATCAGCACGACGGTGCAGAACACGGTGAAGACCGACGCGACGACCTTCGTTTCTAACAGCGCGACGATTGAGAATCGCATCCTGGCGGCGAATGGTGGCACGGCTGGAACGCTCGGCTCGATCCTGACGGTGCGCCCCGGCGCGGAGATCATCAATACGACCGGCGACCTCACGCTCGGTGGTGCCAGCACCTCTGGAAACTCGGGTGACTGGAACCTGGCGACCTTCCGCTTCGGTGCGGAGCAGGTGCCCGGCATCCTGACGCTGCGTGCGGCGGGCAACCTGGTCTTCAACAACAGCCTCACCGACGGCTTCGCGACCGGCGCGTATACCGCGGCGATGCTGGCGAACAATGCGAACCTGGCAGACAACGCCGAGTCTTGGTCGTATCGCCTGGTGGCGGGTGCGGACTTCGCTGCCGCCGACACACGCTCGGTGGTGCCGATGCAGTTTGCGGACAACATTGCGCTGGGAGCTGCGGGCGGTTCGCTGAAGCTCGGCAAGAACGGCGGTGCGGCGATCGTGACTGGCGGCACAGCGGCGCTGACCTCGACGATCCTCAGTGCGACTTCCACTTCCGGTCTCTATCAGGTCATCCGCACCGGTAGCGGTGACATCGACGTCGTCACGGCGGGCGACATCCAGTTGCTGAATGCCTTTGCCTCGATCTACACGGCGGGCACGCAGGTGGCCGATCCGACGATGGGCGGCACCTTTGTCCTGCCGATCAACCGGATGACGGGCAGCACGGGAACGCTGGGTTCGATCCAGCAGACGTCCGGTTCGCCGATCCAGTACACGCTGGGCGGTGGCAATGTGACGCTGAATGCGGGTCACGACATCGTTCACCTGACGAAGACCAGCGCGGGCACGCTGATCCAGGATTCGCAGCGGCAGATGCCGGTGAACTGGCTCTATCGCCGCGGCTACATCAATCCGACCACGGGTGAATTCGGCGCGACGCGGAATGGCGACACCGCCTCGACGACGTGGTGGGTGGACTTCACGAATTTCTTCGAAGGCATCGGTGCGCTGGGCGGTGGCGATGTGAGCCTCACGGCTGGACGCGATGTCAGCAACGTGGACGCGGTGGCACCGACGAATGCGCGGATGCCCGGCGGTAAGCCATCGGCCGACAAGCTGGTGGAACTGGGTGGCGGCGATATCCGCGTGAAGGCGGGCCGCAACATCGATGGCGGTGTTTATTACGTGGAGCGCGGCGAGGGCTCGCTGCTTGCCGGCGCGAACATCACGACGAATTCGACGCGCTCGCCTTCGATCACGATCATCCGCACGCCTTCGCAGGTCAGCGATTCGCGGACGTGGCTGCCGACGACGCTGTTCGTGGGCAAGGGTGGCTTCGACGTGGAAGCGGGTGGTGATATTTTGTTAGGTCCGGTGACGAATCCGTTCCTGCTGCCGCAGGGCTTCAACAACTCGTTCTGGAACAAGACGTGGTTCTCGACCTACTCGTCGGATGCCTCGCTCTCGGTGCAGTCGCTGGGTGGGGATGTGAATTTCCGCGAGTCGGTGGTGGCGGATGGCACGACCGATGCGGTGCCGACGCTGCAGCTGTGGTTTGACAACCAGCTGCGCCTCGGGACGAACCAAGGTTCGGCCTTCTATCAGCCGTGGTTGCGGCTGGTGGAGAGCTCGGTGACGCCGTTCACGGAGGCCTTCCGCCTGATGCCGGGCACGCTTTCGGTCTCGGCCTTCTCGGGCGACATCAATGTCACGGGCTCGATCAATCTCTCGCCGTCCAAGACGGGCAGCCTGGACCTGCTGGCGGCGGGTTCGGTGAACGGGCTTCACACCGCGGGCCTG from Luteolibacter sp. Y139 includes the following:
- a CDS encoding peptidylprolyl isomerase — its product is MHYRILISCLALLAPLSAQTKPAASSNKTVVAKVGDAEVYVEDVQNWLAGLEPAQREAAAKQPSLLTEAVRTLLVQRLVLQEAEGKKWGDRPEVAAKIERSRATIVAESYLRSIAEPEADFPSEELLKKAYDGAGDALNVQRRHKLAQVFIAAPEAAKDKAAKEAEVADVKKKLAAPNADFAAIARASSEEATSAGKGGEIGWLDENLIEEGIRTEITKLSKGGVTGAIQLKDGWHFVKVLDREEPRKLSFDEVKPRLAERLREQRAQAASQEYVAKLLRDHPVVINEIELPKVLAEPKSK
- a CDS encoding filamentous haemagglutinin family protein, yielding MSPARHPHRLLRSSQLAGTALVLLGELGLLTGPAMAGDILRGGRAAGSAPTGAANPVGTTPPPIVPAGGTTRDSLARTAMAIQSVQAMQLAARNLANSGGNHANTNPSGSGAVLPDVPDGLGTGGLQVDSRVTGPNSTFWKGANLPVQSTTSGGTTTVTVKQTAQQALLNWETMNVGKNTTLTFDQTDGGSNVGQWIAFNFVNDPLLNPTQILGNIEAKGQVYVMNRNGIVFGGKSQVNVHALVASALPINTNLIDRGLLNNPDQQFLFSALAMPAGNDGMPAFDPGLPANTRIGDVIVEAGAQLTAPTSVDKVGGRIALVGANVVNNGSISTADGQTILAAGLQVGFDAHKSSDPSLRGLDTFIGAVADPASTLTAYAGSATNNGIIDSPRANITMAGKAVNQMGVITSTTSVSLNGRIDLLADYDAIGNIAYDPSSATSFSFLNRSSGNVTLGEDSVTRITPELSSTDKVVGSVLALPSQVNVRGNVVHFDDNSILYAPSANVTVSAGTWNTIPASTPSGTPEYSYIRSGGRIDIDSGATIDVSGSQNVASSVTSNIVRAELRGTELADSPLLRDGPLRGQTVYIDVTETGVYNGKTWVGTALADLTGYVNLVERTVGELTAAGGTVKLQAGDAVVIRDNAEVNVSGGWVNYAGGVVQTSRVSAGGKVFDISDATPDRVYDGVFTGSNLVVNKKWGTVQEYVNPFTLNGTRYQEGFTQGGAGGALDIAAGSVVQDGKLSGNTVVGTRQTTNQPKASSLSISLTAQRILNGTPVEYTPHNTTVTFSNSNPQAPVADFALDASGHPEALPTERLNDLFLSPELLEESGFGALSVRSLDGDIVVEEGVALKAAPRGSISLAGANLTVNGSIIAPGGTLSFTAYNISPDTVADLKASGTTTELPAADPNRGFFRLGSNAVLSTAGLIADDRPLSPTAQQTPQIITGGSISVTAMSALLAEGSVADVSGGMIASSTGKYTYGNAGSLSILAGRDVSLSGVTGGTLALGGELRGFSGAKGGSLSLRAQAIQVGGAAPAGVFHVDPTFFDQGGFTSFSLTGIGREGGAGMVIAPGTTIAPTVTSWVANDTNGVLGFSEIVKPEGLRSPLSLSFGATGAANEFLSNALILRGDTVMGAGSVIDAGPKGSVTLSGQTVEVHGSVLAAGGSIKVTGANNFPLPGINPVAQNPSVTVLIGSDAVLDASGETFLVPDSFGRKRGAVLDGGSITVSGNIAAQAGAKLDVSGSSDTLDLLPGESGRSLDDIASGSSGTTSKPYQTRGDSMLVESNAGKITLTGSQMLLSDATLMGEAGGSTAAGGTLSVSSGRFYLLGNLANPDDTTLLVKQSGSVMANGFVPTIGANAPVDGSGVLGGGRFAADHFTEGGFANLDLGGTIGFTGNVAINADGRITAGTGPVITASGTVSLNARYVAVGNNFDTPKLSSESQENPEYDVNGVFRRMPPTNGTGSVSISAGLIDVGDLALRDVGSLNLTATNGDIRGNGTLAVAGDITLTAGQIYPPTGLDFTIAAFDYTAGGTGHKGSVTINGSGSRNLPLSGGGKLSVYGSTIVQNGTLRAPFGKIQLGWDGTGTAPSDLFTGLSFTKTTSLTLGANSVTSVSGIDPLTGKGITVPYGVSFDGTSWIDPGGNDITTSGPPQKSVTLSAESVTTVAGSKVDIRGGGELQAYRWVQGLGGSRDILADTGSFAIVPGYSAEYAPYAPFNTASSLGGDAGFVNGNLQVGDQITLDGSSGLPAGTYTLLPARYATLAGAYLIKPLAGAAIGTVPVADGSKVVSGVRFNGLEANRDTPQIVTRFELTPPTTLAGRAEYTKLLANNFFTGGSIRVPGDSGQLVLAATKAMALGGSISSEAGDKFRGGLIDISSPVDILISNGTATGGSGVLVLDSALLSSFGAESLLIGGVRTTTADGTLVAVTTGNLTVDNAGAPLKGSEIILAAKTALNIEDGSVIQQSGSSEGDTLILGDASVAGSGNGALLRVSGQTDAPVLRRGVTPGGTPRLEIGAGASIKATGITLDSTSLTVIDPTAVLTADALALASGRISLVLDPTVAPGADAGLVLSGATLTSLSSAKSLALSSYSSIDLLGAGSVGGVSSNGKPVIDTLSLRAAEIRGLNANGGDVTFNARVIELDNRPGGTAGAATPVTGGTLSFNAETIRMGMGTLGAGGFANYNLTANKGFSIAESGRFNAAGNLQINAPLIDSASAVSYALTASGSLKTGGGGNVTTSTTAGLGASLSFTGSSVELASNIILPSGSVSAHATTGNVVVSGSIDAGGSARRFMDQTRYTSGGLISLTSDTGNVTVTDSGKLSVAAKPGGGNAGQLSISAIHGSTTIAGTIAGKGGAGGHNGSFSLDVGSLPSLASLDSQLNQNFFTGQRAYRVRTGDVAVDGTALAESYSLSADAGSITVSGTIDVSGAEGGSVRLVASKNLTLASGSLIDASADDFDSAGKGGDVVLETRGASGGVVSVNAGSTIDLSVASKTANSAAIGDFSGTLQVRAPQLSGGTDLAVGNLAGTITGASNVIVEGYKTYDLTGTGTISTTVQNTVKTDATTFVSNSATIENRILAANGGTAGTLGSILTVRPGAEIINTTGDLTLGGASTSGNSGDWNLATFRFGAEQVPGILTLRAAGNLVFNNSLTDGFATGAYTAAMLANNANLADNAESWSYRLVAGADFAAADTRSVVPMQFADNIALGAAGGSLKLGKNGGAAIVTGGTAALTSTILSATSTSGLYQVIRTGSGDIDVVTAGDIQLLNAFASIYTAGTQVADPTMGGTFVLPINRMTGSTGTLGSIQQTSGSPIQYTLGGGNVTLNAGHDIVHLTKTSAGTLIQDSQRQMPVNWLYRRGYINPTTGEFGATRNGDTASTTWWVDFTNFFEGIGALGGGDVSLTAGRDVSNVDAVAPTNARMPGGKPSADKLVELGGGDIRVKAGRNIDGGVYYVERGEGSLLAGANITTNSTRSPSITIIRTPSQVSDSRTWLPTTLFVGKGGFDVEAGGDILLGPVTNPFLLPQGFNNSFWNKTWFSTYSSDASLSVQSLGGDVNFRESVVADGTTDAVPTLQLWFDNQLRLGTNQGSAFYQPWLRLVESSVTPFTEAFRLMPGTLSVSAFSGDINVTGSINLSPSKTGSLDLLAAGSVNGLHTAGLGLVNLGSPQTWVSGRINVSDADPSAIYGITTPFGYQTLVGTSQTRATGTINGFLDSFASLFDETGSTNGVLQEKQAVHTSGGLHTGDTTPVRIYADGGDISGLTLFSPKAARVIAGQDIRDISLYLQHLSSDDVSLVSAGRDIIAYDNSTDGRATARTAGNVTVNQDFAPAGDIQIAGQGTLEVLAGRNIDLGTGASLTDGTGSGITSIGNGRNPYLAFAGADILAMAGLGGNAASLEESNADFAAFIPKFVKSEEGTKHLKELGLTQEEFDALDTEAMNQTALDVFFLVLRDAGRNHNNPDSDGFGNYDAGKDAITTLFPGGDGTWDGDIDTRSRDIRTRNGGNIALLAPGGSLSLASTVVGTPLTPPGIVTESGGNINVFTDLNVDLGISRIFTLRGGDEIIWSTRGNIAAGSSSKTVQSAPPTRVLIDPQSADVRTDLAGLATGGGIGVLNTVAGIAPSDVDLIAPEGTIDAGDAGIRVSGNLNIAAAVVVNAGNISVGGSAAGTNPGAVAAPSVGSITAAANTTSAATSADPGQQNRAAEETKPQDVVEEPSLITVEVLGYGGSADDEEDEDKKDQGQQEVTP